The following are from one region of the Treponema denticola genome:
- a CDS encoding potassium channel family protein produces METNKNFAVIGLGEFGSRICEVLVDGGASVVAFDHDIQAVERIKKIVPAAMLVETTNEEALLKAPLDDVEVAIVAIGNNIEASVLTTTLLKQRDIPYVLARAVSPLHATVLRRVGANEVLNIEISAATRIARRLISPDVMDSIAVTKDFSIREIIVPKFFIGKTVGSVALKEKFNITLIALVRMALDIDSVGNPVKQEVMHYPEDDFELREGDKLFLIGSNIKLEEFRNM; encoded by the coding sequence ATGGAAACAAATAAAAACTTTGCAGTCATAGGTTTGGGAGAATTCGGTTCAAGAATTTGTGAAGTTCTTGTAGACGGAGGTGCTTCAGTGGTTGCCTTCGATCATGATATTCAAGCCGTCGAAAGAATAAAAAAAATCGTTCCGGCAGCAATGCTTGTAGAAACTACAAATGAAGAAGCTCTTTTAAAAGCCCCTTTGGATGATGTAGAAGTCGCCATAGTCGCCATCGGCAATAATATAGAAGCAAGCGTTTTAACAACTACTCTTTTAAAGCAAAGAGATATTCCCTATGTTTTAGCGCGTGCCGTTTCACCTCTCCACGCAACAGTTCTACGAAGGGTAGGAGCAAACGAAGTTTTAAATATTGAAATATCAGCAGCAACAAGAATTGCGAGGCGGCTTATTTCTCCCGATGTAATGGACTCAATTGCAGTTACAAAAGATTTTTCGATAAGAGAAATCATTGTGCCGAAATTTTTTATAGGAAAAACAGTCGGTTCCGTTGCTCTAAAAGAAAAATTCAATATTACTTTGATTGCTCTTGTTAGAATGGCTTTGGATATAGATTCTGTCGGTAATCCTGTCAAACAGGAGGTTATGCACTATCCGGAAGATGATTTTGAGTTGAGAGAGGGCGATAAACTTTTTTTGATAGGCTCAAATATAAAACTTGAAGAATTTAGAAATATGTAA
- a CDS encoding PIN domain-containing protein encodes MSLIKFLTPFSVLNFDDRDAEEFGKIRTTLKKEGKIIGAYDMLIAAQALAKNLILVTDNTKEFCRIKNLTIEDWK; translated from the coding sequence ATATCATTAATAAAATTTTTAACACCTTTTTCTGTTTTAAATTTTGATGATAGAGATGCCGAGGAATTCGGAAAAATAAGGACTACCCTAAAAAAAGAAGGGAAAATTATCGGAGCCTATGATATGTTGATAGCGGCACAGGCTCTAGCTAAAAATCTAATTCTTGTTACCGATAATACAAAAGAATTCTGCCGTATAAAAAACTTAACCATAGAAGATTGGAAATAA
- the vapB gene encoding type II toxin-antitoxin system antitoxin VapB, with protein METAKLFQNGRSQAVRLPKKYNFSGTEVFIRRAGESVILFPKNREWETFLEGLNGFTDDFMEEGRNQPELQNRKGL; from the coding sequence ATGGAAACAGCAAAATTATTCCAAAACGGCAGGAGTCAAGCAGTTAGGCTGCCTAAAAAATATAATTTTTCGGGAACCGAGGTTTTTATCCGCAGAGCCGGAGAATCTGTTATTTTATTCCCCAAAAACAGGGAATGGGAAACATTTTTAGAAGGCTTAAACGGTTTTACCGACGATTTTATGGAGGAAGGAAGAAACCAGCCTGAATTACAGAATCGGAAAGGTTTATAA
- a CDS encoding AAA family ATPase: MIDTSYKTIVENFKAKMAERIVGQQELIEGILTAYIAGGHVLLEGVPGLAKTLIVKTFAELSNVSFKRIQFTPDLLPADLIGTLIYQQSIGKFSVRRGPIFANIVLADEINRAPAKVQSALLEAMAEGQVTIGENSFSLPAPFFVLATQNPIEQEGTYPLPEAELDRFLLKLFVPYPSIEEEINIVNKFSSLRPSQNVGQNLGQSSNISPSEAVLTPENLETLRNAVEQVKCSPEITSYIVSIIAATRPAKNVKQDDYIHGNYLSYILYGASPRAGIAIQKCAKIKALFNGRDYVIPEDVKAVAYAALRHRLKLSYEAAADNLTADDIIEKLLGIVPQP; encoded by the coding sequence ATGATCGATACAAGCTATAAAACGATAGTAGAAAATTTTAAAGCAAAGATGGCAGAACGGATTGTGGGCCAGCAAGAACTTATAGAAGGAATTTTAACTGCGTATATCGCAGGCGGCCATGTGCTCCTTGAAGGTGTGCCCGGCCTTGCAAAAACCCTCATAGTAAAAACCTTTGCAGAGCTGTCCAATGTAAGTTTTAAGCGTATTCAATTTACGCCGGACCTTCTTCCTGCCGATTTGATAGGAACCCTGATTTATCAGCAAAGTATCGGTAAGTTTTCCGTAAGGAGGGGGCCCATTTTTGCAAATATCGTTTTGGCCGATGAAATAAACAGGGCACCTGCGAAAGTACAGTCTGCACTTTTGGAAGCTATGGCTGAAGGACAGGTTACAATCGGAGAAAATTCTTTTTCTTTACCTGCACCTTTTTTTGTACTTGCAACCCAAAACCCTATCGAGCAGGAAGGAACCTATCCCCTGCCCGAAGCCGAACTTGACCGCTTTTTGTTAAAACTATTCGTTCCGTATCCTTCTATTGAAGAAGAAATAAATATAGTGAATAAATTTTCAAGCCTAAGGCCGAGTCAAAACGTGGGGCAAAACCTCGGTCAAAGCTCAAACATCAGTCCGTCCGAAGCCGTTTTGACGCCGGAAAACTTAGAAACTCTCCGCAATGCTGTAGAACAAGTCAAGTGTTCCCCTGAAATTACAAGCTATATAGTTTCAATCATTGCCGCTACCCGTCCCGCAAAAAATGTAAAGCAAGATGACTATATTCACGGGAACTACCTAAGCTATATTCTTTACGGGGCATCTCCAAGAGCCGGAATAGCTATTCAAAAATGTGCAAAGATAAAGGCTCTATTTAACGGAAGAGATTATGTAATTCCTGAAGATGTAAAAGCCGTCGCATATGCGGCTCTTAGGCATAGACTTAAACTTTCTTATGAAGCTGCAGCCGATAACTTAACCGCTGACGATATTATTGAAAAGCTTTTGGGAATTGTGCCCCAGCCGTAA
- a CDS encoding hemolysin family protein — protein MKFELALMIIEFIALLFCAFFFSASETAITAITRTEYKAIKKIQTKKSRRLAFLIERKDEIVSATLIGTNFVNTLSSALITAFVIDTYGQQHIPAATAIATVLIIIFAEILPKAVAAYNAVEITRTFLVPLSLVRFLLKPFIFIFSLMSNFIIKLVSKKQNNQSSELSEDYLETLINISLADGTFQTGEHELIKRAVRLHELKLQSIMTKKEDIVSLDINSSLENMVSIFRKTMFSRLPVYKGEKDKIIGSVHYKDILFYRSHNAEMDINKIIRRALFIPKTANIFSAIKTMSKNKRNMAFVIDEYGSTAGLITIDDISTAIFGSIQDEYSKTKTNPLSGMKIVDVTHILIPGAVPLIQLNSILNTDFHSDYNDTIGGLILETAEYLPKEGELITIGEVDFKVEKVETSKIISLIADVSKLTAGAQFPKAFQ, from the coding sequence ATGAAATTTGAATTAGCCTTAATGATAATAGAATTTATAGCTCTTCTTTTTTGTGCATTTTTCTTTTCTGCATCCGAAACGGCAATTACGGCAATTACAAGAACCGAATATAAGGCAATAAAAAAAATCCAGACAAAAAAAAGCCGAAGACTTGCTTTTCTTATTGAAAGGAAAGACGAGATTGTAAGTGCAACTCTTATAGGTACCAATTTTGTAAACACCCTTTCTTCGGCTTTGATAACGGCCTTTGTTATAGATACGTACGGACAGCAGCATATTCCGGCAGCTACTGCTATTGCAACGGTTCTTATAATTATCTTTGCTGAAATTTTACCCAAGGCTGTAGCTGCTTATAATGCCGTAGAAATTACAAGAACATTTTTAGTACCTCTGTCGCTTGTAAGGTTTCTTTTAAAACCCTTTATTTTTATTTTTTCGCTCATGTCTAATTTTATTATTAAACTTGTTTCAAAAAAACAAAACAATCAAAGCTCCGAACTTTCCGAAGATTATTTGGAAACTCTTATAAATATAAGTTTGGCAGACGGGACTTTTCAAACGGGCGAGCATGAATTAATTAAAAGAGCTGTAAGGCTCCATGAATTAAAGCTGCAAAGCATAATGACAAAAAAAGAGGATATTGTCAGCCTCGATATAAATTCATCACTCGAAAATATGGTAAGCATTTTTCGTAAAACAATGTTTTCCCGCCTTCCCGTTTATAAAGGAGAAAAAGATAAAATAATAGGCAGTGTGCATTATAAAGATATTTTATTTTATAGAAGCCATAATGCGGAAATGGATATAAATAAAATTATAAGACGGGCTCTGTTTATTCCGAAAACAGCAAATATTTTTTCGGCTATAAAAACGATGAGCAAAAATAAAAGAAATATGGCCTTTGTTATAGATGAATACGGTTCCACTGCGGGACTTATCACAATTGATGATATAAGTACGGCTATCTTCGGTTCTATCCAAGATGAATATTCTAAAACAAAAACCAATCCTTTAAGCGGAATGAAAATTGTTGACGTTACGCATATTTTAATTCCCGGGGCTGTTCCTCTAATTCAGCTTAATAGTATTTTAAATACTGATTTTCATTCGGATTATAATGATACTATAGGCGGCCTCATTCTTGAAACGGCAGAATATCTTCCCAAGGAAGGCGAATTGATTACTATAGGCGAAGTCGACTTCAAAGTAGAAAAGGTTGAAACAAGTAAAATTATTTCTCTTATTGCAGATGTGTCTAAACTTACGGCTGGGGCACAATTCCCAAAAGCTTTTCAATAA
- a CDS encoding hemolysin family protein: MTEPPPQWSYILLLIILLFLSMMFSSGETAFLSVNKLKIKYLREKKNKKAARVEKILKNKQKFLTTSLIGNSLVNILISVILTALMVELVGAKGLSIAVTAATIAILIFGEILPKSIALVFSEPIALKFSGFILFLIKVLAPLEWLFSGFTKFFLKFLGVKNLQSNEALTDADLKDFFDVSQEHGDLRSEEKAVLEKILSYGDITVKNIMTPRPDIIGLTADVNPKEIIELSHSSRFSRFPVYEEDIDEIIGIFYIKDFLFSEAAAKDFLQESKEKFDIKKYLRKPVLVFENTELSKLQEIFRKEKQNMVVVIDEYGGTLGIATLEDLNEEIFGNIADEYDTDDAAAEDPNLDNINDEATQNLSQTILGSMRLSDLNENLGTSFSSEYYDTIGGLIMEKCGEVPQIGSTIKIENYNFTVMKTEGNRISELQVNIAGDEE, encoded by the coding sequence ATGACCGAACCTCCTCCGCAATGGTCTTATATTTTACTTTTAATTATTCTACTTTTTTTATCGATGATGTTCTCATCGGGAGAAACAGCCTTTTTATCCGTAAATAAATTGAAAATAAAATATTTACGCGAAAAGAAAAATAAAAAGGCCGCAAGAGTTGAAAAAATTTTAAAAAATAAGCAAAAGTTTTTAACAACTTCTTTGATAGGAAATAGTCTGGTAAATATTTTAATATCGGTAATATTAACAGCTCTAATGGTAGAGCTTGTGGGAGCTAAGGGATTAAGTATTGCAGTAACGGCTGCAACTATTGCAATTTTAATTTTTGGTGAGATACTGCCTAAATCGATTGCCTTGGTTTTTTCCGAACCGATAGCCTTAAAATTTTCAGGCTTTATTTTGTTTTTAATTAAAGTGCTTGCACCTCTTGAATGGCTCTTTTCGGGTTTTACAAAATTCTTTTTAAAATTTTTAGGTGTAAAAAATCTGCAATCGAATGAGGCATTAACCGATGCAGACTTAAAAGATTTCTTTGATGTAAGTCAAGAGCATGGAGATCTTCGCTCGGAAGAAAAAGCCGTCCTCGAAAAAATATTAAGCTACGGCGATATAACCGTAAAAAATATTATGACACCCAGACCCGATATAATAGGCCTTACAGCTGATGTAAACCCGAAAGAAATTATTGAGCTTTCCCATTCTTCAAGATTTTCAAGGTTTCCGGTTTATGAAGAAGACATAGATGAAATTATCGGTATTTTTTATATTAAAGATTTTTTGTTTTCGGAAGCGGCTGCAAAAGATTTTTTACAAGAATCAAAAGAAAAATTCGATATAAAAAAATATTTACGTAAGCCTGTTCTTGTTTTTGAAAATACCGAGCTTTCAAAGTTGCAGGAAATATTTAGAAAAGAAAAACAGAACATGGTTGTGGTTATCGACGAGTACGGCGGAACTTTAGGTATTGCAACTCTTGAAGATTTAAATGAAGAGATATTCGGGAACATAGCCGATGAATACGATACGGATGATGCCGCAGCAGAGGATCCAAATCTTGATAATATAAATGATGAAGCAACTCAAAATCTTAGTCAAACCATTTTAGGCAGCATGAGGCTGAGCGATTTAAATGAAAATCTGGGAACTTCATTTTCTTCCGAGTATTATGACACAATAGGCGGTCTTATTATGGAAAAATGCGGAGAGGTTCCGCAAATAGGTTCTACAATAAAAATAGAAAACTATAATTTCACGGTTATGAAAACCGAGGGAAACAGAATAAGCGAACTGCAAGTAAATATTGCAGGAGATGAAGAATGA
- a CDS encoding P-II family nitrogen regulator, with amino-acid sequence MKDFSLLIILVPFGRARKIVRYAKDKGLTGATIMIAFGTVKSKVLDFLGIQETRKELILTAGHGDFLDGLMDELNKKFNLTRKNFGIAFRMPLSFINIKNTLDDEKPVFKREEVKTMKSAIFTVVNRGKASEVVDASLEAGARGGTIIHARGSGLNQTKLIFDMEIEPEKEIVLTIVDDDQLENVVEAIRKKSDVEKDGHGILFVIPISKAYGIK; translated from the coding sequence ATGAAAGATTTTTCCCTTCTGATAATATTAGTACCTTTTGGGCGTGCACGTAAAATCGTAAGATACGCTAAAGATAAGGGCCTTACCGGAGCTACAATAATGATTGCCTTCGGTACGGTAAAAAGTAAAGTTCTTGATTTTTTGGGTATTCAAGAAACAAGAAAAGAGTTGATTTTAACGGCCGGACATGGAGATTTTTTAGACGGTCTTATGGATGAGCTAAATAAAAAGTTCAATCTTACTCGTAAAAATTTCGGCATAGCATTCCGTATGCCTTTAAGTTTTATTAATATTAAAAATACCCTAGATGATGAAAAGCCCGTATTTAAACGGGAGGAGGTAAAAACTATGAAATCTGCAATATTTACTGTTGTTAATAGAGGAAAAGCAAGCGAAGTCGTTGATGCTTCTTTAGAAGCAGGAGCGCGAGGCGGAACAATAATCCATGCAAGAGGATCGGGACTTAACCAAACAAAGCTTATCTTTGACATGGAGATTGAACCCGAAAAAGAAATCGTTTTAACTATTGTCGATGACGATCAACTTGAAAATGTTGTCGAGGCAATCAGAAAAAAATCCGATGTAGAAAAAGACGGGCATGGAATTCTTTTTGTTATTCCGATAAGCAAGGCTTACGGTATAAAATAG